Genomic DNA from Desulfonema ishimotonii:
CTCGTGGGCCATGTCCCGGACCCCCCGGTCCGGGTATTTGGTAAACCGGATCATTCCGAGTCCGATAATATAGACGTTGGACATTTTGTTCTCCTCTATCTGTATTTCTTAAGAAGGTTGTGTGCCGCCGTAAGCCCCAGTACCTCATTGGCCCCGTCTTCGATCATGGAGGCCCGCGCATCCCTGAATATCTTTTCAACCGGATATTCCCTGCTCAGGCCGTTGCCGCCGAAAATCTGGATCGCCTCGCTGGCAATTTCAAAGGCCGACCGGGTGCAGAAGACCTTGGCCGCGATGGAGTACTGAACCGACGGGGGCTGGGTGGAGAGATTGTAGTTCAGGGCGGATCTGGACAATGCCCGTGCCGCTTCGACTTTCATAAACATTTTAAAGAGTTTGTCCTGAACCAGCTGATGCTGGCAGATGGGAACACCGCCCTGCACTCTTCCCTTGGAATAGAGCAGGGCCTCTTCAAAGGCCGACCGGGCAACGCCGGTAAAAATGGCGCCCATCAGGCCGTTGCACATGGCCAGGGTCATTTCCAGCATGTCGGTATAGATTTCCGGCCCGGCGATCATATAATTTTGGGGGATACGCACGTTGTCGAAATAGATTTCGCCCTGGGGCAGCTCGCGCTGGCCGATTTTGCTGAGCGCCTTTCCTTTGGAAACACCCGGCAGATCGAGGGGGACAATGGCAATGCCGCCGCCGGTCATGCCTTTGCCCATCATGCCTTTGCCTTTGAAAATCGTCAGGTAGACGGCCGCATGGGTGGCGACCGGACCGTCTGAGACCCAGGCAGACTTCTGGCCGCTGATGACCCATTCGTCACCCTGCAATTCCGCCAGCACCTCACCGTGAATTTTCGGATCTTCAAAATAGGGCGTTCCGGGCATGAGCATGTCCGAACCGTGGGCAGGTTCGGTAATGGCCCAGCATCCCAGCATCTTCATCTCCCTGTCCCGGACATACGGGACCGTGAATTTTTCGATCAGCTCCGGCTGCTGAGTCATGGCGGCCAGAAGCGCCGGAAACATATCCACACCGAGGGCTATGGCAAAACCGGCACTGGCGGCCGCGATCTCCTCAAACAGGATGTGGAGCTCAATCGGGGATAATCCCATTCCGCCGATCTGCTCCGGAAGATGGGCCGTATGGTAATCCAGTTCCCGCATCTTTCTCATACCGTCCCAGAAGAGCGACCCCTTTTTCACCACATCTTCCGGGTTTGAAAGCTCGTCCAGCTCTCTGGCCGCAGGACGCAAAACTTTCTGGGCAAATTCCCGCACCGACATTTTCAGCTGAATCTGGTCTCTGGTCAGGTCTTTATTCAGATCAAGATAATTGAATCCCATGATTTTCATCTCCTTATTTTCTGAGAGGTTAGTCAATCCATTCCACGGGAACCTTGCCACGTGGCACAGGCTTGTCCTGCTGTACTTTGGGATAGCCGACACATATGCTGGTCACCAGTTCGTAGGGATACTCAATACCCAGCCACTTCTTTACAACGGGCACATATTTTATCGTGCTGGCGATAAAACCGATGTAGCAGGTGCCCAGCCCCAGCGAGTGGGCCGCCAGCACCAGGTTCTGAGCGGCAAGGGCCACATCCACATCCGGATGGCTGATCCCCCGGGTATCCTTCAGAAGATGGATCACCACCGGCGCGTTAAAGGTGATGCGGCCCCCGGTCTGGCCGACCTTGTTCATGGCTGAAATCGGCCGCTGATCCCATTTGCTGACCTGGAGGAGACTCATCAGCGTGACCGCGGCCTTTCGCCACCATCCCCCGTTACCGGCATATACCCATTTTATTTTGTCCAATACTTTTGCACATTTTCTGTCGATTCTGTCGCTGAGTTCCCGGTTCGTCACCACGATGAACTTCCAGGGCTGGCCGTTGCCGGCAGAGGGGGCAAACCGGGCCGCCTCGATGATCCTGGTGATCATTTCCCTGGGAACCGGCTTTTTCTTATACACGCGGATGCTGCGCCGCTTATAGATCACCTTTTCCGTCTCGGTCAGCTCCCTGGCAATCTGCTCAAAATCCGGGGAAGGCTGTGAGCCGTTAAGGGGGGATACAGGCGTCATGTCCCCGAACCGGTCTTCAGGGGTTTTGTATCTCCCCTCAAGGACCCTGTATTCGCCACGGACCCGGATGCATCCTGCCGGGCAGACGGATTCACAGTTGTTACAGCCGATACAGGCCAGCTTCAGGTCTCTCAGGCCGGTGGCATGGGGACGCTTTTTATCCTTATCCCACTGAATGCATGAGGTGGGACATGTTCGGGCACACATGCCGCATCCGGTGCATTTTTCCGGATCAAACTCAAACCGGTAGGCCCGGGTCGGCGGGAAATGGGCATACGCCACTTTTTCTTTGAAAGTCTGCTTCATTTCTTTTTCCTTTTTCTGTTCAGCTCCGATACTCAGAAAGACGGAAAACATTGGGGGCATCTTTTCCGAACGCTTCTTTCAGGATGCGGGAAAGATTTTTTTCAGATACGGTTTTGGGGATATCATCCACCACCTGGAGATAAGACGGGACTGCCGAGCCTCCCAGATGCTCCCGGCACAGGCTGAAAATACTCCCGGGATCAATTTTATCGCCGTTCATGGGAACCAGGGCGGCCACGATATCGCTCTCCCCGGGCGCACCCGAGGCTGCGGGGATTCCGTAAACACAGATGTCGCTCACGGCCGGATGCTTTGCGATGACAGCCTCAACATGTTCGGGCATGATGAAATCACCGGCTCTTCTGAGCCCGCCGCCTTTGCGGAAATCAAAAAACAGCCACCCGGCCTCGTCCCTGTGACACATATCGCCGGAACGGAGCCAGCCTCCCCGGGTTTTTTTCTCGGATGCCGCCTTCTTTCCAAGATACTCCACCTCTGCTTTCTGCCCGCCGACCCTGCTGATAAGCTCACCGATCTCTCCCGGCTCACATTCCGTATCATCTTCCCGGACGATCCTTACCTCGGCACCATCCAGGGGTTTGCCAAATGACCCCACGGGGCCGACTCCGGGCGGTTTATGGCAAAAACCGCCCTCGGCCGCACCGTACCATTCATGGATAAGAACGCCGAAACGCCTCTCAAATGCTTCCCATACGGGGGCGGGCGTACCCGCACTCAGCACAAGGCGGACCGGGTTGTCTGTGTCATCCGGTTTTTCAGTTTCACTGAAGATGCCCATCATCATCCCGCCCAGAAGGGAGAAGCTTGTGCAGCCATATTTTCGGCAGATGTCCCAGATTCTGCTTTTGGTGAATTTCTGACTGATAACCGACGGAATCGACAAAAGCAGGGACGGGAAAAGGGTGACGGCCTGGGCATTGCCGTGGGTCAGGGAGAGCCCGGTATAAAGCCTGTCGTCTGCTGTATACTGAAACACGTATTGTGCGATTTTGGGAAATACCAGCATACGGGAGCCTTTGATAACAACGCCTTTGGGGTTCCCTGTGGTTCCGGATGTATAGATGATTTCAAGGGGTATATCCGTCTCATCATTCATCCGGTCCAATCGGTCCGCATCCGGTCCGTCCAGAATCCGGTTCAGGTTCGGATATCTGTCAGGTTCGGAAACTTCGGATCCGGCCTTGTAACTGACGCCCAGCACCTTTACAGCCGGGATACTGCCAAGCACCTCTTCCGCATTCGCGGTAAATTCGGCAGAAAAAATTATCCCCTTTGCTTTTGAATCCCTGAGAACATATGCCAGGCGGTCTCCCTTTGTCCGGGGATCGACAGGTAAGAGAACAGCTCCCAGGGCCGAGGCCGCATACAGGGAATAAACAAACTCCGGCTGGTTCCGCATGACAAGGGCAAAGACATCTCCTTTTCCGATGCCCCTGTTTCGGAGTTCTCCGGCGAGTTTTCTGCCCTTTTGCACGATATCCTTATAGGTGAGCACCTCGTCCGGATAGTCTCCGTTTTCAAAGGTGACCACTTCGAAGTCGGGCATGGTCTCAGCCTTGTTTTCCAGTTCCCGGGCAAGGTGTCCGGGCACTCTGCTCACTGTCATAAACATTCTCCTCAATTATGATATTAATGATAACGCATCTGATTTTTTTCTTTCTTATTCAGAAAGCAATAGGTGTGCCGGCAGTCGTCGGCTTTTAAATGCCTGATATTTAAGGAAGTGAATTTTACAGACTTTAAAAAACGACTTTATTGAAACTGTTTTATGTCTGTATAAAGACACCCAGGCTTGACCAATGACAATTCTGATTCTATAAAAAGGCTTAAAATATTACGGAGGGGCAATTTATGAGTATGAATGAGGATCACGGACAGCCGGAGGGGGCCGGTCATCCCGAAGAGGCCGCAAGACTGGAAACAGATCTGGCCCGCAAAGCTCTTGAGAATAATGATCGGGAAAAAGCCAGAAAGCTTTTTTACAGCATACTGACCCGGCTTTCAGCCGATCCCCTGGCATCTGCGGATTCTGCCTCACTTTTTGTCACGGCCTGCCTGGATCTGTCCGATCTCAGCTTTGTGCTGGGCAAAGGATTCGGGGAACTCGTCATGTTTCTCAGAACTGCCCTGGAGACCGCGGAACAAATCGGAGACCGCCGTTCCCATGCACTGATCAATCTGCACCTGGGGCGGCTGTTTTATTTTTCAGAAAGGCGTCACAAAGCCATGACGGCCTTTGAAAAAGGCAAATCCGAAGCAGAAGCGCTGGGAGATGAGGATATTCTGATCCGATCGGCTGAATTCGTCGGACTTTATTATCATACACAGGGCCTTTTCAAAAAAGCTGTCCGGTATTTTGAACAGGCCATTGAGAGTTTTGAACAGGGCGAAACCGTACAGGTGATCAACCCTTCCTCCCCCATATGGCTGGGGTATTGCGCTACCTATCTGGGCCAGTTTCACCGCGCCATCGGAACCCTGGATTATTATTACCGTTTCTCCCTGGAACGCAAAGACATATCCCTGGCCACCACGATCCGATCGGTTCTGGGGATTGTCTTGCTGCATCTCAGAAAAAAAGATGAGGCATCTTTTCATCTTTCGGGCGCGCTTCAGGAAGCCATAACAACGGGCAATGCCCTGGCGCTCTATTTTACCCGTGGCGGACTGGCCTGTTTTCATCTGATGGAAGGCAGACTCAGAGAGGCCCGGGATGGTCTGATCCAATGCCTGAGCGAAGGGGCAAATTCGGGCCTGATCCGTCAATATGCCTCACCCATGATCCTTGAAATGATCTACGAATTACACCGGGCCGGTCTTTCCCCGGTTCCCGGATTCAGTTTTCACCGGGAAATTCTCAGAATCATGCAGGAACCCAATATTCATCTGCGGGGGGTTGCCCTGCGCCTCAGCGCCGTGGAAAAGATTGCCAAGGAAGAACAGCCGGATGCGGTGAGAAAAGATCTCGAAGACAGCGAAGCCTGTCTCATCCGTGCCGGAACACCTGTCCAACTGGCAAAGACCCGGCTCGAGCTGGTGCGCCTCAATCTCAAACAGGGCAAACAGGAGGAGGCCCGGCTGCTGGCCCGCAGGGCCCGGAAAAATTTATCCGGTTATGTGCGGGAGTTTTATCCGGATGACCTCCGCCACCTCATCTCCGTAAAAGGTGACAAATACACCGACGCAGATTCCTATGAGGAATTTCTGATCCGGTTTATGGATACCATCCGGGAACTGATGCCCGCCAATGATCCCGATACACTCCTGCATCGCGCAGTCAGGGCCACCAACCGCTTTTTCGGAGCCGAACGGGGCGGTCTCTTCTGGTTCGGCAGGGGCAGAAAGAAAAAACCTGTGCTGCGGGCTGCCTGCAACATGACCGAAAAAGAGACGGCCTCGGAAAATTTCCGCTCCAATCTGGCCCTGATATTCAAAGCCTATCGCGAAAACAGTGTGCAGACGGCCCGCCTGAGTGCTAACAGTTTCAGCGCATACAGGGAAAAAGCCCTGCTCTGCCTGCCCTTTGAGGTCAGGGGAGAGGTACGGGGGGTGCTGTACCATGACAACTCGTATCTGAAAGAATGCTTTGATTTTCTCAGCAAGACACAACTAAGACGTCTTGCCCGTTCCCTGAGTTCCCACATCGAGCACATTTTTGAGCTTTCACGTAATCGTGAAAGGATTGCCGTAACATCGGCGCTAAAGCCTGAAAACAGTAACTTACAGGAGATCGTGGCCCAAAGCCCGGTTATGATCCGGGTGCTGGGCCAGACAGACCGGATCGCCTTATCCGACAGCACCGTGCTGATCCTGGGGGAGACCGGAGTGGGAAAGGAGCTTCTGGCACGGCGCATCCATACCATGAGCAGGCGACATGATAAGCCCCTGGTCATTGTGGATCCCACAGTGATTCCCGAAAACCTGGTGGAAAGCGAACTCTTCGGTCATGAGAAAGGCGCTTTCACCGGTGCGGACAGTCAGCGGATCGGCCGCATGGAACTTGCCCATGAGGGAACGCTGTTTATTGATGAGATCGGTGAGGTTCCCGGCTCCTTACAGGTCAAGCTGCTACGGGTCTTACAGGAAAAGAGCCTGACGAGGGTCGGCGGAACCAGGTCCATCTCTTCCGACTTCCGCCTTGTGGCCGCCACCAACCGGGATCTTGCACAGGAGGTCGCAGCCGGAAGATTTAGGGAAGATCTCTATTACCGCCTCAATGTCATACCTGTGGTTTTGCCGCCCCTGCGGGAGCGTATTGAGGATGTGCCGCTTCTGGCCCGCCATTTTCTGAGGCGGTATGCGGTAAAATACAATCACCCGGATCTGGAAATGACTCCGACAGACGAGGCGATGCTTCTGAAATATAATTGGCCGGGAAATATCCGGGAACTTCAGAATATAATGGAACGGGCGGTGTTATTGTCAGACGGGCATCGCTTGGCGCTGAATCTGCCCGAAGGAAGATCATCATATTCAAAGAATCCCTTTGAAGACATGCCCTCTCTGGAAGAAATGCAGCGCCGATATATCCGTTATGTGCTGGAAAAAACCGGTGGAAAAATAAGCGGGCCGGACGGCGCTGCAGAAAGGCTCGGCATGAAACGGACAACGCTCTACACCCGTATGAAAAAGCTGGGAATGCGGTAATGGCATCCGGATGCCTGAGTTACACATCGTCTACATCTTCGCCATTGCCTCATCCGTGCAGTTTGTGGAGATGTATGTGCGGAAGTTCTTTCCGCCCCTGTACAAGGCCCTGGGCGTTTATCTGCCCCTGATCACCACCAACTGCGCCATCCTCTTTGCCTGTCTGATCATCATGAGCAAGATCGTCGGCGTGGACAACCCGGCGGATGTCTGGGATCTGGGCCGTGCCCTGACCCTGGGCGCAGGCGGCGGCGTCGGTTTCACCATCGCCATCGTGATTATGGCCGGTCTCCGTGAGGATCTGGATCTGTGCGATGTGCCCGGACCTTTCAAAGGCGTTCCCATCACCCTGATTGTCGCCGGTATTCTGGCAATGGGTTTTATGGGATTTACCGGCGTGGATTCCGGTCTGAAAAAGGCCATGATGTCCAAACCGGCCGTTGCGGAACAGGCTCAGTCTGCCCAGGATGCGGGAAAATAACGAACAATGAACAGTGATCAGTGAACAGTAAGCAGTAAACAGTGATAATCGGTTTCTGTTTGCTGACAGCTGGTAACTGTTTACTGGTAACTGAAATAAAGAGGTTTCTATGAATTTGGTTATCGTAGGTCTTTCTGCTTCGACCCTGTTCGGAATGGCAATTGTCATCTGCTACATACTGGGTTGGGCAAATAAGGCGTTTCATGTTGAGGTGGACCCCCGCACCGAAGCCATTGTGGCAACGCTTCCCGGCGCCAACTGCGGCGGGTGCGGGTATGTGGGATGCGGCGACTATGCCGATGCAGTGGTTAACGACGGCGCGCCCGTGGATAAGTGTCCGGTGGGCGGTGCGGCCTGTGCCGCATCGGTTGCGTCCATTATGGGCGTCGAGGTGGGGGAGAGCTTTCCCCAGCGGCCCATTGTTCACTGCGGTGCCCATTACAGCGAGCGTAAGGGGCGGACCGAGTATCGCGGGGAGATGACGTGCAAGGCGGCCAACATGGTGGCCGGTGTTCAGGGATGTACTTACGGCTGCCTGGGATTCGGCGACTGTACCCGTGCCTGCAAGTACGACGCCATCCATATTGTTGACGGTCTGGCCACCGTGGATTACGACAAATGTATCGGCTGCGGTGCCTGCGGCAGCGTGTGTCCGAGAAATATCATCACCATCACGCCGTTCAAAAAATCCCGGAT
This window encodes:
- a CDS encoding sigma 54-interacting transcriptional regulator, which produces MSMNEDHGQPEGAGHPEEAARLETDLARKALENNDREKARKLFYSILTRLSADPLASADSASLFVTACLDLSDLSFVLGKGFGELVMFLRTALETAEQIGDRRSHALINLHLGRLFYFSERRHKAMTAFEKGKSEAEALGDEDILIRSAEFVGLYYHTQGLFKKAVRYFEQAIESFEQGETVQVINPSSPIWLGYCATYLGQFHRAIGTLDYYYRFSLERKDISLATTIRSVLGIVLLHLRKKDEASFHLSGALQEAITTGNALALYFTRGGLACFHLMEGRLREARDGLIQCLSEGANSGLIRQYASPMILEMIYELHRAGLSPVPGFSFHREILRIMQEPNIHLRGVALRLSAVEKIAKEEQPDAVRKDLEDSEACLIRAGTPVQLAKTRLELVRLNLKQGKQEEARLLARRARKNLSGYVREFYPDDLRHLISVKGDKYTDADSYEEFLIRFMDTIRELMPANDPDTLLHRAVRATNRFFGAERGGLFWFGRGRKKKPVLRAACNMTEKETASENFRSNLALIFKAYRENSVQTARLSANSFSAYREKALLCLPFEVRGEVRGVLYHDNSYLKECFDFLSKTQLRRLARSLSSHIEHIFELSRNRERIAVTSALKPENSNLQEIVAQSPVMIRVLGQTDRIALSDSTVLILGETGVGKELLARRIHTMSRRHDKPLVIVDPTVIPENLVESELFGHEKGAFTGADSQRIGRMELAHEGTLFIDEIGEVPGSLQVKLLRVLQEKSLTRVGGTRSISSDFRLVAATNRDLAQEVAAGRFREDLYYRLNVIPVVLPPLRERIEDVPLLARHFLRRYAVKYNHPDLEMTPTDEAMLLKYNWPGNIRELQNIMERAVLLSDGHRLALNLPEGRSSYSKNPFEDMPSLEEMQRRYIRYVLEKTGGKISGPDGAAERLGMKRTTLYTRMKKLGMR
- a CDS encoding electron transport complex protein RnfA, with translation MPELHIVYIFAIASSVQFVEMYVRKFFPPLYKALGVYLPLITTNCAILFACLIIMSKIVGVDNPADVWDLGRALTLGAGGGVGFTIAIVIMAGLREDLDLCDVPGPFKGVPITLIVAGILAMGFMGFTGVDSGLKKAMMSKPAVAEQAQSAQDAGK
- a CDS encoding acyl-CoA dehydrogenase family protein, with the translated sequence MGFNYLDLNKDLTRDQIQLKMSVREFAQKVLRPAARELDELSNPEDVVKKGSLFWDGMRKMRELDYHTAHLPEQIGGMGLSPIELHILFEEIAAASAGFAIALGVDMFPALLAAMTQQPELIEKFTVPYVRDREMKMLGCWAITEPAHGSDMLMPGTPYFEDPKIHGEVLAELQGDEWVISGQKSAWVSDGPVATHAAVYLTIFKGKGMMGKGMTGGGIAIVPLDLPGVSKGKALSKIGQRELPQGEIYFDNVRIPQNYMIAGPEIYTDMLEMTLAMCNGLMGAIFTGVARSAFEEALLYSKGRVQGGVPICQHQLVQDKLFKMFMKVEAARALSRSALNYNLSTQPPSVQYSIAAKVFCTRSAFEIASEAIQIFGGNGLSREYPVEKIFRDARASMIEDGANEVLGLTAAHNLLKKYR
- a CDS encoding AMP-binding protein; the encoded protein is MTVSRVPGHLARELENKAETMPDFEVVTFENGDYPDEVLTYKDIVQKGRKLAGELRNRGIGKGDVFALVMRNQPEFVYSLYAASALGAVLLPVDPRTKGDRLAYVLRDSKAKGIIFSAEFTANAEEVLGSIPAVKVLGVSYKAGSEVSEPDRYPNLNRILDGPDADRLDRMNDETDIPLEIIYTSGTTGNPKGVVIKGSRMLVFPKIAQYVFQYTADDRLYTGLSLTHGNAQAVTLFPSLLLSIPSVISQKFTKSRIWDICRKYGCTSFSLLGGMMMGIFSETEKPDDTDNPVRLVLSAGTPAPVWEAFERRFGVLIHEWYGAAEGGFCHKPPGVGPVGSFGKPLDGAEVRIVREDDTECEPGEIGELISRVGGQKAEVEYLGKKAASEKKTRGGWLRSGDMCHRDEAGWLFFDFRKGGGLRRAGDFIMPEHVEAVIAKHPAVSDICVYGIPAASGAPGESDIVAALVPMNGDKIDPGSIFSLCREHLGGSAVPSYLQVVDDIPKTVSEKNLSRILKEAFGKDAPNVFRLSEYRS
- a CDS encoding nitroreductase family protein translates to MKQTFKEKVAYAHFPPTRAYRFEFDPEKCTGCGMCARTCPTSCIQWDKDKKRPHATGLRDLKLACIGCNNCESVCPAGCIRVRGEYRVLEGRYKTPEDRFGDMTPVSPLNGSQPSPDFEQIARELTETEKVIYKRRSIRVYKKKPVPREMITRIIEAARFAPSAGNGQPWKFIVVTNRELSDRIDRKCAKVLDKIKWVYAGNGGWWRKAAVTLMSLLQVSKWDQRPISAMNKVGQTGGRITFNAPVVIHLLKDTRGISHPDVDVALAAQNLVLAAHSLGLGTCYIGFIASTIKYVPVVKKWLGIEYPYELVTSICVGYPKVQQDKPVPRGKVPVEWID
- a CDS encoding RnfABCDGE type electron transport complex subunit B, coding for MNLVIVGLSASTLFGMAIVICYILGWANKAFHVEVDPRTEAIVATLPGANCGGCGYVGCGDYADAVVNDGAPVDKCPVGGAACAASVASIMGVEVGESFPQRPIVHCGAHYSERKGRTEYRGEMTCKAANMVAGVQGCTYGCLGFGDCTRACKYDAIHIVDGLATVDYDKCIGCGACGSVCPRNIITITPFKKSRILAVGCSNKDTGKDVMAVCEVGCIGCKACARKSDLFKIVDNLPTIDYEIWDEECTPDVMAACEKCSRNRLIFVGEPSADDIAATADKELPEVVEADFKTTVDDTEWRG